The Methanocaldococcus infernus ME region TTAAGAATAAAACAGTTATTGGAAGCATGTTTAAAGGGGTAAATTGGGAATCTGTTATTACCTTAAATCCAGATTTGTTTATTATGGATTGGTATGGAGGAAAGTACGGAGATAAAAAAATATTGGAAAAAGCTGAGAGTTTAGACATCCCTGTAGCTTGTATGTATATTAAAAATATTGATGACAATATAAAGGCTGTAGAATTCTTAGGAGATATTACTGGAGAAAAAGAGAAGGCTAATGAATTAGTAAATTGGATGGAGAGTAAATTAGAAAAGATAAAGGAAACCGCCAAAGCTATACCAAAAGACAAAAGAAAGAATGTTTTAATGATAACCTATCGTAAAGGTGAAGTACGTGTATATGCAAACAGCCCATATGGGCAAATTATTGAGTATGTTGGAGCCCATAACTTAGCTTTAGATAAAAACTTTTCTTCTCCATGGGTTAAGCTAAACTTAGAGCAGATTATAGACTATTGGGGAAATAAAACAGACATTATTTTAGTTGTTGGATATAATAAGAAATCTCTAAATGAATCTATAAATGAAATATTAAGTTCAAAAGAATGGAAAGCTATTAAGGCAGTTAGAGAAGGACACGTTTATGGAATTCTTTCTGGAACTAATGGTTACTTAAGTTGGGGTCCAAGAATTGTTACAGGAGTGTATCAAATTGCTAATTATATATATCCTGAATTTTATCCAGATTGGAGAACAGTTAGAGATGAACTATTAAAAAAATTTTATAAAATAAATATTACAGAATAAGGGAACCTTATGAATGTTAAAAAATTTTTATATTTTTTATTAATGACCTCTCCCATTTATGTTGGATTTTTATGCTTATGTATTGGCTCAGCCCACATTCCTCCATTAGAGATTATCAAAATTCTGTTTGGTGTAACATATAATAAAGCTTATAATATAATTATCTGGGATATTAGATTACCAAGGATACTATTAAATATTTTAGTTGGATCTTCCCTATCAGTATCTGGAGCTATCCTTCAATCAAAATTTAAGAATCCTTTAGTTGATAGCTATATCTTAGGAATATCCTCAGGGGCTGCATTTGGGGCAAGTTTAGCCATTCTTTTATCTTTATCTTTACCATTTTTTTATATGTCAACTTTTACCTTTGGAATCCTTGCAGTTTTCTTTACCCTGCTCTTAGCTGGCAGAAATGCAACTCCCATCTCTCTTGTACTTTCTGGAGTTATAATTAGTGCTCTTTTTTCATCACTATCATCTTTATTAATGTTTTTTATGAATCCTGAAGACTTAGCATCTATTGTTTATTGGATTATGGGATCTTTTAGTAATACAAGCTGGCAAGATGTTTATATTTCAGCTCCAGTAATTATTTTTGGTTTAATATTGGTTTATCTAATGAGATGGTTTTTAAATGTTTTATCCCTTGGAGAAGAAGCTGAAATTTTGGGAGTAGATACAAAGAAGATAGGGCTTATTTTCATCCTATTGGCAACTTTGATAACTTCAGTTTCAGTTTCAGTCTGTGGAATTATTGGATGGGTTGGGCTTATAGTCCCTCATATTGTTAGGATGGCATTTGGTCCTGACCATAAAACATTAATTCCTCTAACCATTACCTTAGGAGCCAGCTTTATGATCTTGGCTGACACATTGGCAAGAAGTTTAACATCTTTTGAAATCCCTATTGGGATATTAACAACAATAATAGGAGCTCCTCTTTTTGCCTACCTTCTTAAGAAAACTGGTGGTGTTTGGAAGTGATTGAAATAAAGAATTTATCATATAAATATAAAGATTTTGAAGTTAAAAATATCTCTTTTAACTTAAATTATGGAGAAACTCTAACTCTTTTAGGACCAAATGGAGCAGGAAAAAGTACTATATTAAAAGTTATTTATGGATTATTAAAGCCTAATTATGCATGTGTCTTTATTGATGGAATGGATTTTCATAAACTGCCAGTTAAAGAAAGAGCTAAGATCATGTCATTAGTTCCTCAATCCCATAGTCCAGTGTTTCCATATAAGGTTATTGACTTTGTTGTTATGGGAGTTTCTTCACAACTTTCTCTATTTGAGTCTCCAAAAAAAGAACACTATAAGAAAGCTCTAAATGTTTTAAAGATGCTTGGAATTGAACATTTAAAGGATAAGACATATACTGAACTCAGTGGTGGTCAGCTACAGTTGGTTTTAATTGCAAGAGCCTTAGTTCAAGAGCCAAAGGTTTTACTATTGGATGAGCCAATCTCTCACTTGGATTTTAAAAATCAAGTGCTAATTTTAGATATACTACAAGAATTAGCTAAAAATAAGAAGTTAGCTATTATTATGACTCTCCATGACCCAAATTTTGCAGCTTTATACTCTGATAAAATAGCATTTGTAAAAGATGGCTCTTTGTTGGATTTTGGAGAAGTGTCTGAAGTGTTTAAAGATGAAGTGTTAGAGAAAGTGTATGATCTTCCTATTAGTTTAATTAATATTAGAGACCTAAAAATTGTATTACCCAAAAAATTTATAATGAAAAATCATGATAAATTTAATCTGTGAGAGCATGAATTATAAGGAGTATTTGGAGAAGCTGAAAAAAAAGGATGGGATAAATTTAGGAGCATACACCACTGGAGACTTCACCCTCTACTTATTTTTAATTTTTGGAGCTATGGCTATAGGAAGAATCTATGGGAAAATTTTATTAGCTCTCTTCACCTTATCATCTTTAGCCTTAGCCCTTCTTTTTATCCCAGTTATTTTTAGGTTTAAGAAGGAAAATTCTAATAGTATAAGTTATCAACTCTTCTGGCTCTCAGTGTTCTTAGGAACAATTGCCTTTTTGATGATGATCTCATCCTAAAGGGGTGT contains the following coding sequences:
- a CDS encoding ABC transporter substrate-binding protein yields the protein MRIKLVTLLLSLLLSLTILAGCTNVEYKEVNENAEKVYKFVDLANRTVILKHYPPERIIVLDSYWAEVLHILGLDDKIVGIGKYVRYDKFLPESVKNKTVIGSMFKGVNWESVITLNPDLFIMDWYGGKYGDKKILEKAESLDIPVACMYIKNIDDNIKAVEFLGDITGEKEKANELVNWMESKLEKIKETAKAIPKDKRKNVLMITYRKGEVRVYANSPYGQIIEYVGAHNLALDKNFSSPWVKLNLEQIIDYWGNKTDIILVVGYNKKSLNESINEILSSKEWKAIKAVREGHVYGILSGTNGYLSWGPRIVTGVYQIANYIYPEFYPDWRTVRDELLKKFYKINITE
- a CDS encoding FecCD family ABC transporter permease, producing the protein MNVKKFLYFLLMTSPIYVGFLCLCIGSAHIPPLEIIKILFGVTYNKAYNIIIWDIRLPRILLNILVGSSLSVSGAILQSKFKNPLVDSYILGISSGAAFGASLAILLSLSLPFFYMSTFTFGILAVFFTLLLAGRNATPISLVLSGVIISALFSSLSSLLMFFMNPEDLASIVYWIMGSFSNTSWQDVYISAPVIIFGLILVYLMRWFLNVLSLGEEAEILGVDTKKIGLIFILLATLITSVSVSVCGIIGWVGLIVPHIVRMAFGPDHKTLIPLTITLGASFMILADTLARSLTSFEIPIGILTTIIGAPLFAYLLKKTGGVWK
- a CDS encoding ABC transporter ATP-binding protein; this encodes MIEIKNLSYKYKDFEVKNISFNLNYGETLTLLGPNGAGKSTILKVIYGLLKPNYACVFIDGMDFHKLPVKERAKIMSLVPQSHSPVFPYKVIDFVVMGVSSQLSLFESPKKEHYKKALNVLKMLGIEHLKDKTYTELSGGQLQLVLIARALVQEPKVLLLDEPISHLDFKNQVLILDILQELAKNKKLAIIMTLHDPNFAALYSDKIAFVKDGSLLDFGEVSEVFKDEVLEKVYDLPISLINIRDLKIVLPKKFIMKNHDKFNL